The Halorhodospira halophila SL1 genomic sequence GATCTGCTCACCGAGCCACATCAGGAAGATCACGCCGGTGGCCAGCGTCACCGTGGAGATGAACACGAACGCCGGCCCGGGCATGGCGGCCACGCCCTGCCCCTGCAACGCGATGCTGATGCCGATACCCTGGAAGGTGGCCAGGCCGAGGGTGCCGTAACGCGTGTACTGCGTGATCTTGCGCCGGCCGGCCTCGCCCTCCTTCTTGAGCCGCTCGAGCGACGGCACCACCGCCGTAAGCAGCTGCATGATGATCGCCGCCGAGATGTAGGGCATGACGCCGAGGGCGAAGATGGACAGCCGCTCCAGCGCCCCGCCGGCGAACATGTTGAACATCTCCAGGATGGTGCCGCGTTGCTGGTCGACCATCTGCTCGAGCGCAGCGGGGTCGATACCCGGGATGGTGATGTGGGTACCGATCCGATAGATGATCAGCGCGAGCAGTACGAAGAGCAGACGCTGGCGAACCTCGGTGAGACGTCCCATCCCACCGAGGGCTCCTGCAGCACCACCTGGACGTCCCAACTTAACCCTCCTCGACGACTTGGCCGCCGGCCGCCTCGATCGCCTTGCGGGCGCCCTGGGTCACCTTGACCCCGCGCACGCTCACGGCGCGATCGATGGTCCCCGAGGCAATGACCTTCACGTAGCGCATGTTCTTGCGCACAACACCAGCCTTGTGAAGGGCCGCCAAGTCCACCGTGTCGCCGTCGACGCGGGCGATCTCATGGAGGCGGACCTCCGCGGTGCGCAGCCCCTTCTGGGAGCTGAAGCCGTACTTCGGCACCCGGCGCTGCAACGGCATCTGGCCGCCTTCGAAGCCGACCTTATGGAAGCCGCCGGAACGGCTGTGCTGCCCCTTGTGGCCGCGCCCGGCGGTCTTGCCCAGGCCGCTGCCCGCACCGCGCCCGGCGCGCTTGGCGTCCGGCCGGCTACCCGCGCTCGGCGACAGTTGATTGAGCCGCATTTACGCCTCCTGAACTTCCAGCATATAAGACACCTTCCGGATCATCCCGCGATTCTCCGGGGTGTCGTCGACCAGGACGGTCTGGTGCATCCGGCGCAGGCCCAGCCCGCGCACACACTGACGGTGCTTCTGCAGCCGGCCGTGGACGCTGCGCCGCAGCGTTACCTGGAGCTTCTTCTGATTAGCCATGATCAGCCCGTAATCTCTTCGACACTCTTGCCCCGCCGGGCCGCAACGGCCTCCGGGGAGTCCATCGAGGCCAGCCCGTCGACCGTCGCGCGCACCACGTTGATCGGGTTGCGCGAGCCCACCGACTTGGCCAGCACGTCCTGCACGCCGAGCACCTCGAAGACCGCGCGCATGGCGCCGCCGGCGATGATGCCGGTACCCGGCGAGGCCGGCTTCATGAAGACCTTGCTCGACCCGTGGAAATGGGTCACCGGGTAGCGCAGAGTCGGGCCATCCAGCGGCACGGTGCGCATCCCGCCGCGCGCCCGCTCCATCGCCTTCTGGATC encodes the following:
- the rplO gene encoding 50S ribosomal protein L15, whose translation is MRLNQLSPSAGSRPDAKRAGRGAGSGLGKTAGRGHKGQHSRSGGFHKVGFEGGQMPLQRRVPKYGFSSQKGLRTAEVRLHEIARVDGDTVDLAALHKAGVVRKNMRYVKVIASGTIDRAVSVRGVKVTQGARKAIEAAGGQVVEEG
- the rpmD gene encoding 50S ribosomal protein L30; translated protein: MANQKKLQVTLRRSVHGRLQKHRQCVRGLGLRRMHQTVLVDDTPENRGMIRKVSYMLEVQEA
- the rpsE gene encoding 30S ribosomal protein S5; the encoded protein is MANGEQTGADGLREKLITINRVAKVVQGGRQFGFTALTVVGDGEGRVGFGYGKAREVPAAIQKAMERARGGMRTVPLDGPTLRYPVTHFHGSSKVFMKPASPGTGIIAGGAMRAVFEVLGVQDVLAKSVGSRNPINVVRATVDGLASMDSPEAVAARRGKSVEEITG